The Leadbetterella byssophila DSM 17132 DNA window CCTCCCTGTTTTGGAATTTAAATGCGACCTCGTTAAAGCATAGGCCATCTACGCCTATGCTTTGTCCAAGATCACAGAGTTTTTTGTATGTCCAAAAATCCGGCTTGGTTGGACCTAATATTAATTCACCATAAACCCACTCCTTTAAAAACCAGGCGGCGATCATAAAGATAAAAATAGCCGCAATAGACCTAATTAAATGCCACCTGAGTTCTTCCAGGTGCTCCAAGAAGGTCATTTCCTTTTCTCCGTCTAATTCCTCTTCTAAATGGTCTTGGTCTAATGGTGTCATACAGGTGATTACTTAAATAGAGGGAACCATTTCATCCATTCATTTACTTCAGCTTTGGTAGTGTTCAAAACCTTTTCATTATCATGGTTCATCAATACGCGGTCTACTAATTCAACAATGCGTACAAAATCTTTTTCTTCTAAACCTCTGGTGGTCATTGCAGCAGCACCTACACGTATACCTGAAGTAGTCATAGCAGGAGCATCGTCAAATGGCACCATGTTTTTGTTAACAGTGATGTCTGCTTTGATCAAAGCATTTTCAGCCAATTTGCCGTTCAATCCTTTTGGTCTCAAATCAATCAAAGCCAAATGGTTATCCGTACCTCCACTGATCACTTTGTATCCCTTCTCCACAAAGGTATCCGCCATGATCTTAGCATTCTTTTTCACTTGCTTAACATAAGCCGTGTAATTATCTGTCAATGCTTCACCAAAGGCTACGGCTTTAGCAGCAATGATATGTTCCAAAGGCCCACCTTGGATACCTGGGAATACCGCAGAATCCAAAAGAGAAGTCATGGTTCTAACTTTTCCTTTTGCAGTAGTGATACCAAATGGGTTTTCAAAGTCATTTCTCACCATAATTACACCACCTCTAGTTCCTCTTAAGGTCTTGTGAGTAGTAGTGGTAACAATGTGACAGTGATCAAATGGATCATTCAATAATCCCTTAGCAATCAAACCAGCAGGGTGACTGATATCTGCCAATAACAAGGCGCCCACTTTATCAGCAATATTTCTCAAACGCTCATAATCCCAGTCTCTGGAATATGCAGAAGCTCCACAAATGATCAATTTTGGACGCTCAGCTAAAGCCGTTTGTTCTACCTTATCCCAGTTAATTAAACCTGTAGCCTCTTCCACACCGTAGAACAAAGGCTGAAAGTATTTTCCGGAAATATTCACCGGAGAACCGTGAGTCAGGTGACCTCCGTGTGCTAAATTGAAACCTAAGATCTTATCTCCAGGGTTAAGACATGCCAAAAACACTGCTGTGTTTGCCTGAGCTCCGGAATGAGGCTGAACGTTTGCCCAACCTACATTGAACAACTCCTTCAGACGGTCAATCGCTATTTGCTCTACTTCATCTACCACTTCACATCCTCCGTAATAACGTTTTCCCGGAAGACCTTCCGCATATTTGTTGGTCAATACGCTACCGGCTGCTGCCATAACCTGTTCAGAAACAAAGTTTTCTGATGCAATCAATTCAATCCCGTGTAGCTGTCTTTCATGCTCCTTCTGGATCAAGTCAAAAATGCGGGTGTCTGCAAAATTGTTCATAAATAATTGATGATCGGTTTAATTCCGCAGCAAATTTAAGCTATCTTTTTGAACTATGTGAAGGATTATTGGAAATAAGGCAGTTCCCATCCCTATTTTTTTTCCCTACTATTTTTCCGAACAATCAGTATATTCGTAAAAACATTCAACCTCATGAAAGAGCAAATCTTTGAGAACCTGCAAAATCCCGAAGTACTTGAACATTTGTACCGAAAAAATAAATCGGGTTTCAAGACTGCCTTTTCTTCTCTTCCTGAGGAAGTTAATCACTTACCCATCGTTCAATTTTGGAATACCAGACTATACTTTAAAGAAGAGTCTGTAATCACCAAAAACGAATGGATGACCGTAGGCTTGATCTGTTTTTTTCTGGGACTGTATGCTAAAATTCCCGACTTCTTTCCGGCAGTTGAATCGGACAGTTTCTATCTCAGAAATTTGCCATTTATCCTCTTTGGTGGCTTATCGGTATACTTCGTCTGGTCGAAAAGAATAGCCTTATCCACCATCTTGCCCTTTCTCCTGATCTTCCTGCTCTCCTTGTGCTATATCCACTTCCTTCCTCTGAATAGAGATACTACCCATCTGGCTTTTATCCACCTCCCCTTTTTCCTTTGGTCTATTTTGGGCTATATCTATGCAGGAAATGACAATAAAGCCAAACTGGAATTTTTACAGTACATAGGAGATCTGGTAGTGATGACTGTCATTATCCTCCTTTCCGGAGCCCTGATGACAGGATTAACGCTAGGCCTTTTTGATCTAATTAATGTAAACATTACTGATTTTTATGTTCACTACGTCATCATTTGGGGACTAGCATCAGCGCCGGTGGTTTCCACCTTTTTGCTGGAGAAATATCCGCAAATGGTCAGCCAGGTTGCTCCCACCATAGCAAAGATCTTCACCCCTATGGTCCTACTCATATTAAGTGCCTATCTGGTCACCTTATTATATTCGGGGAAGGATCCCTATACGGACAGAGACTTTTTGTTGGTGTTTAACCTAGTCCTTATAGGAGTTCTGGCCCTGATCTTCTTCTCCATTGCAGAAAACAATGGCAGCTCTTTCAGCAGATGGGTTTTATTCCTTTTGGCACTGGTTAGCTTCATAGTTAATGCAGTGGCCTTGTCAGCTATCCTCTTTCGAATCACTTCCTACGGATGGACACCTAACAGATTCGCCATCTTCGGAGGCAATCTCCTCATCTTTATTCATTTACTATGGATAACCTGGCAATTAGGAAGATCCCTTAAGAGTTCTATTCCACTTGAAGGAGTAAACAGAGTACTCTTGAGTTATATTCCGGTGTATATCTTATGGATGATGTTTATCACCTTCTTTTTGCCCTTGATTTGGAGTTTCAAGTAAGAGAGAGCTGATATTTATCCAATAAACCAGCAATATTATCTTTAGAAAACTTGGCCCTTTTCATCCTGTTTTGTTCAGGATCAATAGAGAAATTCCTAGCAGATCTAAAGTCGGCCTTTTCTAAAATGCTCCTTTCAAATGTGGCATTGCTTAAGTCAGTCTCCTGAAAGACAGCCTCTGTTAGATCTGCTCCTGTGAAATCAGCACCTTCCATCACACATTGAATGTAAGGGGTCTTCTTCATACGCATACCCAGGAAGGAGGCATGCTGCAACTGGCAGTTTTGAAACCTTAAGGAAAGTCCGAAAGGGGTAACCGTATCAAATCTCACTCCTAGGATTTTACAATCCCTAAACGTAACATCTTGAAAAGTTGCACTTTCCACCCTACACATGCTTAAATTACAACTATCAAACTTACAATCTATGAAGGCTATTCCACTCAGGTTTTCCTCTGTAAAATCTACACTATTAAAGGTACAACTTTCATATTCGCCCTTCCCGGGGAATTCCTTTTCAAAATGTCGAGATTCGTAGTACATTCACTAAATTTTTGAACAAAAGTAGCCGTAAACTCAATATACCAACTAAAAGCTTCTACTTTTTTGTACCTTTGCGCCCCAAAAAATATAAATCACATGCAACATTGGAAAAGAACTTTTGCCATTCTCTTTACAGGACAATTCATCTCCATTATAACCAGTAGTTTAGTGAATTTTGCAGTGATGCTTTGGCTCAGCATCACTTATGACTCTGCTGTAGTACTGGCAAATTCCGCTATTGCAGGCTTCTTACCACAAGCTATTCTCGGTTTGTTTTCAGGAGTGTATGTAGACAAATGGAACAGAAAGCTAACCATGATGCTAGCAGATGGATTCATCGCCTTATGTACCTTGGCCATCTCTCTATACTTTGTCTATGGAGAACCAGAACTTTCTCTACTTTACCTCTTAATGGCTTTGCGATCAGCAGGTTCTGCCTTTCATATGCCGGCTCTACAGGCCTCCATACCCTTATTAGCCCCAGAGGACCAACTTTTAAGAGTTTCCGGATTGCAACAAACCATACAGTCCATTTCCACTATAGGAGGACCGGCTCTTGGAGCGCTTGCCATAACCTACTTAGATATTGAATATGTATTGCTTTTTGACGTCATTGGAGCCATAATGGCCATAGGTTCTTTATTCTTCATTCACATCCCTCAACCTCCGGCTTCTGAATCCCACTCAGAAAGCATTTTTTTCCAAATAAATGAGGGAATTAAAGCCATCTTATCTAAATCTGGCATGGGACTACTATTTCTAGGTTCTATCTGCGTTACCTTCTTTATCATGCCTATAGCCGTGCTTTTCCCCCTAATGACCATCCGCCATTTTGAAGGAGGGAAATTTGAAGTAAGCGTTATTGAAGTTATCTGGGGAGTAGGTATGTTTATTGGAGGCAGCGCCTTAGGTATTAGTAATTCTAAAATCAACAAAGTAATTCTAGTAAATCTAACCTACCTAGTGTTAGGTTTTAGTATGTTGTTTATTGGAGTCTTACCAAAAGAGTATTTTATCCTGTTTGTAAGCTTGACAGGCTTAGGGGGAGTAGCCTCATCCGTTTATTATGCCAGCTTTAATACACTCATTCAAGAGAAAATAGAACCTGAAGTCCTAGGAAGAGTCTTTGCCATGTTTGGAAGTATATCCCTCTTCCCTTCCCTATTAGGCTTAATGGGTATTGGTATCTTTGCAGAAGATTTGGGAATCAGAAATTCCTTCATTCTACTAGGAGGATTGATTGCAGTTATTGGTTTAATCTCTTTCTTTATCCCGAAAGTGATGAACATCGACCGCCTTAAAAATCAAAGTCAGCCCGAACTCTAATACCCACTTTGGAAATATCCGGATGATGGATATAAGTAAATCTCTTTACTAAATCTATCCTGAAAAACTTAAGGATATTTCCAACACCCACTCCTCCTTCTATGTAGGGCTTATTGCCCAGAGCATACATGGTAGGTAGTCCTTCCTCATTTTTAGGAAAGTCAAAAGCCCCATTTCTATTAGAGGAGCTTAGTCCTCCGCTAAGCATCTTTAAGGACAAAAGCTCTCGCCATTTTAGATGGGAAAGCAGAGGAATCTTATTCAATAAGGCCCCATTAAAATTATGTTCCAGTTTTAAAGCCACAAACCTATCTCCTACAAACTCCATGAAGTTCATCATATTATAAGAAGCTTGTTGGAAAGTATACGTTTGATTTGCCCGCATAATGTCCAAAAGAGGGTAAGGCAATCTTTTACCATAAGTCATACCCATCTCAAAATTGGTTTCGGTATAACCTAACGGTCCCAATAACATTCGTTTATCTATATTTAGACTCCACTTCTGATAATTATATTCCCCGCCCTGCAGGCCTTTTACTCCCCAAGATGTACGGAGGGTAAAGACGGGATACTGGGTGGTTAGGCTTGACCTACTGGTTTTACCTTGATAAAATCTCTCGTTTGGGGCATACCTTAACTCCCCTTTGAACTCCGTGGTGGTTAATTCATCAAAAATCCTTTCTCCCTTCTTAAATATCAAACTTCCTGCAGCCTCTTGGATAGTATTTTCGTAGGTTAGTCGGTAGGAGAGTCTATTTTGAAACTCTTGCACCCACTTTAAGGTGAATCTCTTGTAATACACCCACTTATCCGTTTCACCTCGAGGAATGTTGAGTAAGAAACTGTAATCAGCTGTATATCTTAAGTTGTTTCCCGGGATTTCTATATCCTTTCTATAGCCTACGGTTATATTCTTCATTGGGAAGACGTACTTATTCTTCCCGGTAAAGGAGTAGGTGAACATGGCATTGTATTTCCAACGTTCATCTCTGAATCCATAAGCACCAAAGCCTTCCAAGAAAACCTTATTACTAAAAGCCGGCTGGGTCCTGGCTCCCACCCTCATTCGAAATCCTTCCAAGGTATTATGCCCAATAAAGGTGGAAAGAGGTCCTACCTCTGCAAAGGGGCTGGCACTAAAATATCCGTACCCCAGTACACCAATGGCCTGACTCACTTGTTTGAAACGTTTGGTATCTTTCAAACTATCCAGTGTAGCATAGATCTTGTCATCATAAGCTGAACCTTCCCCTATAGATTCGTGTGCTTCCTTCACCACAGGCTTCACCTCCAACTCATCCCAGTTCTTTGCCTGATTAACCTGATAATTACTAAACTCAATCAACTTCTCCGTCAGGATTGATTCCTTCATGTTAGAAGTGATGGAAAATTCCATAGCCACATTACTCACCCGCAGGCTATATCGTCCCTCCGTATTACGTATAAATTGCTGATCTATCTCTAAATTCCTGATCCAGTTCAGGTTTATTCCTTTACCCGTACGAAGAGATATACTAGTCACACCATACGTTTCTAGATCTACTCGCATCTCACCCCAAAATAGAAAATCTTTAGAGTTTCTGGGGGTAAAATAAACCTTGACATATTTTCTACCTTGAACTAAGGACGTATCACCCAAATCATACATATAAAATGTAGGACCCAGATCAGAGATGGGGCTCACAAACTGATTGGTGATTAACATCATGGAGTTATCATAAATATCAAAAGGCTGGTAGGCATGGGCTATGTACATCTTGATACCCTCATTATCGAAAATATTTTCATCTAATTTTACTGCCTTTTCTTCCAGCACCCTCTTGTGCATTTTCTCCCCTTTGTAGTAGACTTCGTTCAATTGATCCTGAACAAAAAGGGGCAAAAAGACCTTTCCTTCTATTCTAGTTGAATCAAAATTATGAGCTAGGGCAGGAAAAAGCTTAACTACTGGATGTTTGAGCATTTTTTCCTTCTTATTGACCAATCCTATTCTGACCTTCTCATGCTCCTTGTAATA harbors:
- the glyA gene encoding serine hydroxymethyltransferase gives rise to the protein MNNFADTRIFDLIQKEHERQLHGIELIASENFVSEQVMAAAGSVLTNKYAEGLPGKRYYGGCEVVDEVEQIAIDRLKELFNVGWANVQPHSGAQANTAVFLACLNPGDKILGFNLAHGGHLTHGSPVNISGKYFQPLFYGVEEATGLINWDKVEQTALAERPKLIICGASAYSRDWDYERLRNIADKVGALLLADISHPAGLIAKGLLNDPFDHCHIVTTTTHKTLRGTRGGVIMVRNDFENPFGITTAKGKVRTMTSLLDSAVFPGIQGGPLEHIIAAKAVAFGEALTDNYTAYVKQVKKNAKIMADTFVEKGYKVISGGTDNHLALIDLRPKGLNGKLAENALIKADITVNKNMVPFDDAPAMTTSGIRVGAAAMTTRGLEEKDFVRIVELVDRVLMNHDNEKVLNTTKAEVNEWMKWFPLFK
- a CDS encoding DUF4153 domain-containing protein; its protein translation is MKEQIFENLQNPEVLEHLYRKNKSGFKTAFSSLPEEVNHLPIVQFWNTRLYFKEESVITKNEWMTVGLICFFLGLYAKIPDFFPAVESDSFYLRNLPFILFGGLSVYFVWSKRIALSTILPFLLIFLLSLCYIHFLPLNRDTTHLAFIHLPFFLWSILGYIYAGNDNKAKLEFLQYIGDLVVMTVIILLSGALMTGLTLGLFDLINVNITDFYVHYVIIWGLASAPVVSTFLLEKYPQMVSQVAPTIAKIFTPMVLLILSAYLVTLLYSGKDPYTDRDFLLVFNLVLIGVLALIFFSIAENNGSSFSRWVLFLLALVSFIVNAVALSAILFRITSYGWTPNRFAIFGGNLLIFIHLLWITWQLGRSLKSSIPLEGVNRVLLSYIPVYILWMMFITFFLPLIWSFK
- a CDS encoding pentapeptide repeat-containing protein, whose amino-acid sequence is MYYESRHFEKEFPGKGEYESCTFNSVDFTEENLSGIAFIDCKFDSCNLSMCRVESATFQDVTFRDCKILGVRFDTVTPFGLSLRFQNCQLQHASFLGMRMKKTPYIQCVMEGADFTGADLTEAVFQETDLSNATFERSILEKADFRSARNFSIDPEQNRMKRAKFSKDNIAGLLDKYQLSLT
- a CDS encoding MFS transporter; the encoded protein is MQHWKRTFAILFTGQFISIITSSLVNFAVMLWLSITYDSAVVLANSAIAGFLPQAILGLFSGVYVDKWNRKLTMMLADGFIALCTLAISLYFVYGEPELSLLYLLMALRSAGSAFHMPALQASIPLLAPEDQLLRVSGLQQTIQSISTIGGPALGALAITYLDIEYVLLFDVIGAIMAIGSLFFIHIPQPPASESHSESIFFQINEGIKAILSKSGMGLLFLGSICVTFFIMPIAVLFPLMTIRHFEGGKFEVSVIEVIWGVGMFIGGSALGISNSKINKVILVNLTYLVLGFSMLFIGVLPKEYFILFVSLTGLGGVASSVYYASFNTLIQEKIEPEVLGRVFAMFGSISLFPSLLGLMGIGIFAEDLGIRNSFILLGGLIAVIGLISFFIPKVMNIDRLKNQSQPEL
- a CDS encoding DUF5686 family protein, coding for MRLIFLLLLFSTFTLQAQIQIKVLDSLSREGVPAAVIWDGNMAVGQTDPEGVFSFVPKSGILRISSVGYNTYTLELTPGLSSYTVLLQENFISLAAVTVKKKKYRNKGNPAVEFIKQVIDHKAQNRNSGYEHLYYKEHEKVRIGLVNKKEKMLKHPVVKLFPALAHNFDSTRIEGKVFLPLFVQDQLNEVYYKGEKMHKRVLEEKAVKLDENIFDNEGIKMYIAHAYQPFDIYDNSMMLITNQFVSPISDLGPTFYMYDLGDTSLVQGRKYVKVYFTPRNSKDFLFWGEMRVDLETYGVTSISLRTGKGINLNWIRNLEIDQQFIRNTEGRYSLRVSNVAMEFSITSNMKESILTEKLIEFSNYQVNQAKNWDELEVKPVVKEAHESIGEGSAYDDKIYATLDSLKDTKRFKQVSQAIGVLGYGYFSASPFAEVGPLSTFIGHNTLEGFRMRVGARTQPAFSNKVFLEGFGAYGFRDERWKYNAMFTYSFTGKNKYVFPMKNITVGYRKDIEIPGNNLRYTADYSFLLNIPRGETDKWVYYKRFTLKWVQEFQNRLSYRLTYENTIQEAAGSLIFKKGERIFDELTTTEFKGELRYAPNERFYQGKTSRSSLTTQYPVFTLRTSWGVKGLQGGEYNYQKWSLNIDKRMLLGPLGYTETNFEMGMTYGKRLPYPLLDIMRANQTYTFQQASYNMMNFMEFVGDRFVALKLEHNFNGALLNKIPLLSHLKWRELLSLKMLSGGLSSSNRNGAFDFPKNEEGLPTMYALGNKPYIEGGVGVGNILKFFRIDLVKRFTYIHHPDISKVGIRVRADFDF